One Actinospica robiniae DSM 44927 genomic region harbors:
- a CDS encoding ferrochelatase, which translates to MVESVSVSAEPYDALLLLSFGGPEGPDEVLPFLENVTRGRGIPRERLAAVGEHYFLFGGVSPINAQCRALLAEIEKDLAGHGIDIPVYWGNRNWHPFLADTLRRMAADGVRRPLVFVTSAYSSYSGCRQYREDLAAAAAEAGVLDVMRVDKIRAYFDHPGFVGPFIGSTLAALEELDPELRDGAEIAFVTHSVPLSYAQTSAYVPQHEAVAGLVAGAVRERTGVERPWKLVYCSRSGPPTQPWLEPDIGVHLRERVEAGARAIVLVPIGFVSDHMEVIYDLDTQAAQVAAGLGLPVARAATPGTHPDFVALVRDLLIERAAAERGVAVVRAGLSGLGPMPDVCAAGSCPNPRGPGKPALCGRD; encoded by the coding sequence ATGGTGGAGTCCGTGAGCGTCTCGGCCGAGCCGTACGACGCGCTGCTGTTGCTGTCCTTCGGCGGGCCGGAGGGTCCGGACGAGGTCTTGCCATTCCTGGAGAACGTGACCCGAGGCCGAGGCATCCCGCGCGAGCGGCTCGCGGCCGTGGGGGAGCACTACTTCCTCTTCGGAGGAGTCAGCCCGATCAACGCGCAGTGCCGGGCGCTGCTGGCCGAGATCGAGAAGGATCTGGCCGGGCACGGCATCGACATCCCGGTGTATTGGGGCAACCGCAACTGGCACCCCTTCCTGGCGGACACGCTTCGCCGGATGGCCGCGGACGGGGTACGCCGACCGCTGGTGTTCGTGACCTCGGCGTACTCGTCGTATTCGGGTTGCCGGCAGTATCGCGAGGACTTGGCGGCGGCCGCGGCCGAGGCCGGCGTGCTCGACGTGATGCGGGTCGACAAGATCCGCGCCTACTTCGACCACCCGGGATTCGTCGGCCCCTTCATCGGGTCGACGCTCGCCGCGCTCGAGGAGCTCGACCCGGAGCTGCGCGACGGCGCGGAGATCGCCTTCGTCACCCATTCGGTTCCGCTTTCCTATGCCCAGACCAGTGCGTACGTCCCGCAGCACGAGGCGGTCGCGGGTCTGGTGGCGGGCGCAGTGCGGGAGCGTACTGGGGTGGAGCGGCCGTGGAAGCTCGTCTACTGCAGCCGCAGCGGTCCGCCGACGCAGCCGTGGCTGGAGCCTGACATCGGCGTCCACTTGCGAGAGCGCGTCGAGGCCGGGGCTCGCGCGATCGTGCTGGTGCCGATCGGTTTCGTCTCGGACCACATGGAAGTGATCTACGATCTGGACACGCAGGCCGCGCAGGTCGCGGCCGGGCTCGGGCTGCCGGTGGCCAGGGCCGCGACGCCGGGGACGCACCCGGACTTCGTGGCGCTGGTGCGGGACCTGCTCATCGAGCGGGCGGCCGCGGAGCGCGGCGTCGCGGTGGTGCGGGCCGGGCTGAGCGGGCTCGGGCCGATGCCGGACGTGTGCGCGGCCGGGTCCTGCCCGAACCCGCGGGGGCCGGGCAAGCCGGCGCTGTGCGGGCGGGACTGA
- a CDS encoding inositol monophosphatase family protein — translation MAADMGGVDPAELLATARVAAQEAAVLLVQGRPADLGVAETKSSPTDVVTEMDTASEKAIRATIRRHRPDDGFLGEEGGTEAGRSGVRWIIDPIDGTVNYLYGLPSWSVSIAAEVDGRIVAGVVLAPQMGELYTAVLGGGAWLGERRLAATAPSGLDRALVATGFGYRAERRERQGQIVAGLIGRVRDIRRAGSAALDLCAVAAGRVDGYFERGTHLWDHAAGALIATEAGARVEGFHGTPASESMVLAAGPALFPALHEALVGLGADEPGY, via the coding sequence ATGGCTGCGGACATGGGTGGCGTCGATCCGGCGGAGCTGCTGGCCACGGCGCGGGTGGCGGCCCAGGAGGCCGCGGTGCTGCTGGTGCAGGGCCGGCCGGCCGATCTGGGCGTCGCCGAGACGAAGTCGAGCCCGACCGACGTGGTCACCGAGATGGACACGGCCTCGGAGAAGGCCATCCGGGCGACGATCCGCCGCCATCGGCCGGATGACGGCTTCCTCGGCGAGGAGGGCGGCACCGAGGCCGGCCGGAGCGGCGTGCGCTGGATCATCGACCCGATCGACGGCACGGTGAACTACCTCTACGGGCTGCCGTCCTGGTCCGTCTCGATCGCCGCCGAGGTGGACGGGCGGATCGTGGCGGGCGTGGTGCTCGCGCCGCAGATGGGGGAGCTCTACACGGCGGTGCTGGGCGGCGGGGCGTGGCTCGGCGAGCGGCGGCTGGCGGCGACCGCTCCCTCGGGGCTGGACCGGGCCCTGGTGGCCACCGGGTTCGGCTACCGGGCCGAGCGGCGGGAGCGGCAGGGTCAGATCGTGGCCGGGCTGATCGGACGGGTGCGCGACATCCGCCGGGCCGGCAGCGCGGCGCTGGACCTGTGTGCGGTCGCGGCCGGGCGGGTGGACGGGTACTTCGAACGGGGCACGCACCTGTGGGACCACGCGGCGGGGGCCCTGATCGCGACGGAGGCGGGGGCCCGCGTGGAGGGTTTCCACGGGACCCCCGCCTCGGAGTCGATGGTGCTGGCGGCGGGGCCTGCGCTCTTTCCGGCTCTGCACGAGGCCCTGGTGGGCCTCGGTGCGGACGAGCCGGGCTACTGA
- a CDS encoding response regulator transcription factor — MRVLVVEDEQLLADAIARGLRRESMAVDVAYEGVEAGERIGVNEYDVIVLDRDLPGVSGDELCRQVVGQGGATRVLMLTAAAEVADRVAGLSLGADDYLGKPFAFAELVARVRALARRAVPAVPPVLERAGICLDPARREVARDGRPVALSPKEFAVLEVLMRAGGAAVSAEQLLEKAWDENADPFTNVVRVTVMTLRRRLGEPPVILTVPGAGYRIG; from the coding sequence GTGCGGGTGCTGGTGGTGGAGGACGAGCAGCTGCTGGCGGACGCGATCGCGCGGGGGTTGCGCCGGGAGTCGATGGCGGTGGACGTGGCCTACGAAGGGGTCGAGGCGGGTGAGCGGATCGGGGTGAACGAGTACGACGTGATCGTGCTCGATCGCGATCTTCCCGGGGTGAGCGGCGACGAGCTCTGCCGGCAGGTGGTCGGCCAGGGCGGCGCCACGCGGGTGCTGATGCTCACGGCGGCGGCCGAGGTGGCCGACCGGGTCGCGGGCCTGAGCCTCGGCGCCGACGACTACCTGGGCAAGCCCTTCGCCTTCGCGGAGCTGGTCGCGCGGGTGCGGGCGCTGGCACGGCGGGCGGTGCCCGCCGTGCCGCCGGTGCTGGAGCGGGCCGGGATATGCCTGGACCCGGCCAGGCGTGAGGTGGCGCGGGACGGACGTCCAGTGGCCCTGTCGCCCAAGGAGTTCGCCGTTCTGGAGGTGCTGATGAGGGCCGGCGGTGCCGCGGTGAGCGCGGAGCAGTTGCTGGAGAAGGCGTGGGACGAGAACGCCGATCCGTTCACCAATGTGGTGCGTGTGACGGTGATGACGTTGCGGCGTCGGCTGGGCGAGCCGCCGGTGATCCTCACGGTGCCCGGCGCCGGCTACCGGATCGGCTGA
- a CDS encoding sensor histidine kinase — MEPDPLARTIVPLSASGHYLQPAAAAVQPPRRRGLPVRGKLALIFVALFVVFGTVLTAVTYLLVQWRLNHPRADLPSWCRVTAADRLAGQRLTVAQAAACTRAEHVETLHQILLAALLGLAVIGVLVFAVGYWVAGQVLRPLSRVTAAARGIARRGESSLDTRARLAPDGPRDELYELAETFDEMLDRLDAAFESQRRFTGNASHELRTPLAVSRTLLEVTLADPDTPPDTVVLAQGLLANNERSERMIEGLLALSKADQAVLAPGPVRWEEVVGGVVAMSGAEAAERGLRLRTQLHPVLVRGDAALLEQVATNLVHNAMRHNLPPSEAGWVDVVTYDQGDYGLLVVANSGPVVPTDAVESLFEPFRRLRAPGAPRRAEDRGAGLGLSIVRSVVRAHGGRIGIQGGADGGLIVRVWIPAERTAGG; from the coding sequence GTGGAACCTGATCCCCTGGCCCGCACGATCGTCCCGCTCAGCGCTTCGGGCCATTACCTGCAGCCAGCGGCCGCGGCGGTCCAGCCGCCGCGGCGGCGCGGGCTGCCGGTGCGCGGGAAGCTCGCGCTGATCTTCGTGGCCCTGTTCGTGGTCTTCGGCACGGTGCTGACCGCGGTGACGTACCTGCTGGTGCAGTGGCGGCTGAACCATCCGCGGGCGGATCTGCCGAGCTGGTGCCGGGTGACGGCGGCGGACCGGCTGGCCGGGCAGCGGCTCACGGTGGCGCAGGCGGCCGCGTGCACCCGGGCCGAGCACGTCGAGACGCTGCACCAGATCCTGCTGGCCGCGCTGCTCGGGCTGGCCGTGATCGGCGTCCTGGTGTTCGCGGTGGGCTACTGGGTGGCCGGGCAGGTGCTGCGGCCGCTGAGCCGGGTGACGGCGGCGGCGCGGGGGATCGCGCGGCGCGGCGAGAGCTCGCTCGACACCCGGGCGCGGCTGGCCCCGGACGGGCCGCGGGACGAGCTGTACGAGCTCGCCGAGACCTTCGACGAGATGCTCGACCGGCTCGACGCGGCGTTCGAGAGCCAGCGGCGGTTCACCGGCAACGCCTCGCACGAGCTACGCACGCCGCTGGCGGTGAGCCGGACCCTGCTTGAGGTGACGCTGGCGGACCCGGACACGCCGCCGGACACGGTCGTGCTGGCGCAGGGGCTGCTGGCCAACAACGAGCGCTCCGAACGGATGATCGAGGGCCTGCTGGCGCTCTCCAAGGCGGACCAGGCGGTGCTCGCGCCGGGGCCGGTGCGCTGGGAGGAGGTGGTCGGCGGGGTCGTGGCGATGAGCGGCGCCGAGGCGGCCGAGCGTGGGCTGCGGCTGCGGACGCAGCTGCACCCGGTGCTCGTGCGCGGGGACGCGGCGCTGCTCGAGCAGGTCGCGACGAACCTCGTGCACAACGCGATGCGGCACAACCTGCCGCCGTCCGAGGCCGGCTGGGTCGACGTGGTGACCTACGACCAGGGCGACTACGGGCTGCTCGTGGTGGCCAACAGCGGGCCGGTGGTGCCGACCGACGCGGTGGAGTCGCTGTTCGAGCCGTTCCGCCGGCTGCGGGCCCCGGGGGCGCCGCGCCGGGCGGAGGACCGGGGAGCCGGGCTCGGGCTCTCGATCGTGCGGTCGGTGGTGCGGGCGCACGGCGGCCGGATCGGGATCCAGGGCGGAGCGGACGGGGGGCTGATCGTGCGGGTCTGGATACCGGCGGAGCGGACCGCGGGTGGTTGA
- a CDS encoding gamma carbonic anhydrase family protein, with amino-acid sequence MPVYALGDLVPEIHPQAFVHPEATVIGQVSVGAGSTVWPGAVLRGDYGRITVGAGTSIQDGTVIHATEELETKIGSRCVVGHIAHLEGCTVEDDCLIGSGSVLLHRVVVRSGALVAAGAVVSPGTEVPARAMALGVPAKIRPDSVAPGSFTDAVSRYVANGERYARGLRRIG; translated from the coding sequence ATGCCCGTCTACGCTCTCGGCGATCTTGTTCCCGAGATCCATCCGCAGGCCTTCGTCCACCCAGAGGCCACGGTGATCGGGCAGGTCAGCGTGGGTGCGGGCAGCACCGTGTGGCCCGGCGCGGTGCTCCGCGGGGACTACGGAAGGATCACCGTCGGCGCGGGCACCTCGATCCAGGACGGGACCGTGATCCACGCCACAGAGGAGCTCGAGACGAAGATCGGCAGCCGGTGTGTCGTTGGTCACATCGCGCACCTGGAAGGGTGCACGGTCGAGGACGACTGCCTGATCGGCTCGGGCAGCGTGCTCCTGCACCGGGTCGTGGTGCGCTCCGGCGCGCTCGTGGCGGCGGGCGCGGTGGTCTCCCCCGGCACCGAGGTGCCGGCCCGGGCGATGGCGCTGGGCGTCCCGGCGAAGATCCGCCCCGACTCGGTGGCTCCGGGCAGTTTTACCGACGCCGTGTCGAGATACGTCGCCAACGGAGAGCGGTATGCCCGGGGGTTGCGCCGAATCGGCTGA
- a CDS encoding DUF4193 domain-containing protein gives MATDYDTPRKTDDELNEDSLEELKARRVDKTAAVVDLEEGDNESLELPGADLSGEELSVRVLPRQADEFTCSRCFLVHHQSQLAFERDGQPVCRDCA, from the coding sequence ATGGCTACCGACTACGACACGCCGCGCAAGACGGATGACGAACTCAACGAGGACTCGCTGGAGGAACTGAAGGCCCGACGCGTCGACAAGACCGCCGCCGTGGTGGACCTGGAGGAGGGCGACAACGAGTCGCTCGAGCTTCCGGGTGCCGACCTGTCCGGAGAGGAGCTGAGCGTCCGTGTCCTGCCCCGGCAGGCGGACGAGTTCACCTGCTCCCGTTGTTTCCTGGTGCACCACCAGTCGCAGCTCGCCTTCGAGCGCGACGGCCAGCCGGTGTGCCGGGACTGTGCGTGA
- a CDS encoding DUF3093 domain-containing protein, translating to MTASENPGSYREQLSAPLSWYLIGILFGVAFGIIFLVVGPWQALAGLVAGSAVAIWVVAAYGRVSIRLDGKNLQAGPAALPLASLGEARALDAEQARALRSQDADPRAFMLLRSYVKTAVRVEVVDPRDPHPYLYLSSRHPERLAATIAGAGAGANAAAG from the coding sequence ATGACCGCCTCCGAGAACCCCGGCTCCTACCGCGAGCAACTGAGCGCGCCCCTGTCCTGGTACCTGATCGGCATCCTGTTCGGGGTCGCGTTCGGGATCATCTTCCTGGTCGTCGGCCCATGGCAGGCCCTGGCCGGGCTGGTGGCCGGCTCGGCCGTCGCGATCTGGGTGGTCGCCGCCTACGGCCGGGTCTCGATCCGGCTGGACGGCAAGAACCTGCAGGCCGGCCCGGCCGCGCTGCCGCTGGCCTCGCTCGGCGAGGCGCGCGCGCTCGATGCCGAGCAGGCCCGGGCACTGCGGTCGCAGGACGCCGATCCGCGCGCCTTCATGCTGCTGCGCAGCTACGTCAAGACCGCGGTGCGGGTCGAGGTCGTCGACCCCCGTGACCCGCACCCGTACTTGTACCTCTCGTCGCGCCACCCGGAGCGGCTGGCCGCGACGATCGCCGGCGCCGGTGCCGGAGCGAACGCCGCGGCCGGCTAA
- a CDS encoding PaaI family thioesterase, with product MSSQDPSGTDDRRAPTEPPADVVLPERHPEAPEPGAWLGTHYDQCFGCGEARPEGLHLRIQAGPGVSVAAEFEVAEAHQGAPGLIHGGLLTAAFDEVMGSVSWMLRVPAVTGRLETDFLKPVPVGRIVHLRAWCVGQAGRKFYYRAEARLDGAEGLLVARAAALFVAVKLEHFVTHGRPDEVQAVLEDPHRYRSLQAFELNP from the coding sequence ATGAGCTCCCAGGACCCCTCCGGCACCGACGACCGCCGCGCCCCCACCGAACCGCCCGCGGACGTCGTGCTGCCCGAGCGCCATCCCGAGGCCCCGGAGCCCGGTGCCTGGCTCGGCACCCACTACGACCAGTGCTTCGGCTGCGGCGAGGCACGTCCCGAGGGCCTGCACCTGCGCATCCAGGCCGGTCCGGGCGTGTCGGTGGCGGCCGAGTTCGAGGTGGCCGAGGCGCACCAGGGCGCGCCGGGCCTGATCCACGGCGGGCTGCTGACGGCCGCCTTCGACGAGGTCATGGGCTCGGTCAGCTGGATGCTGCGGGTGCCCGCGGTCACCGGGCGGCTGGAGACCGACTTCCTCAAGCCGGTGCCGGTCGGCCGGATCGTGCACCTGCGGGCCTGGTGCGTGGGGCAGGCCGGGCGCAAGTTCTACTACCGGGCCGAGGCCCGGCTCGACGGCGCCGAGGGCCTGCTCGTGGCCCGGGCGGCGGCGCTGTTCGTCGCCGTGAAGCTCGAGCACTTCGTCACCCACGGCCGCCCGGACGAGGTCCAGGCCGTGCTCGAGGACCCGCACCGCTACCGTTCGTTGCAGGCTTTCGAGCTCAACCCCTGA
- the dut gene encoding dUTP diphosphatase, translated as MNAAQPLTVPDTAGRVEILIHRLDPDLPAPSYALPGDAGADLRSAVDVELAPGERAVVPTGLALAIPEGFAAFVHPRSGLAARYGVSLVNTPGTIDSGYRGEIKLIIVNLDRAHPVKLLRGDRVAQLVVQRVEQARFVEVAQLPPSERGHGGHGSTGR; from the coding sequence GTGAATGCCGCACAGCCCTTGACGGTCCCGGACACGGCCGGCCGGGTCGAGATCCTCATCCACCGGCTCGATCCGGACCTCCCGGCACCCTCCTACGCGCTGCCCGGCGACGCCGGCGCCGACCTGCGCAGCGCGGTGGACGTCGAGCTGGCGCCGGGCGAGCGGGCCGTCGTGCCGACCGGCCTGGCCCTGGCCATACCCGAGGGCTTCGCCGCGTTCGTGCACCCCCGGTCCGGGCTGGCCGCCCGTTACGGGGTTTCCCTGGTCAACACCCCGGGCACCATCGACTCCGGCTATCGCGGCGAGATCAAGCTGATCATCGTGAACCTGGACCGGGCGCACCCGGTCAAGCTGCTCCGGGGCGACCGGGTGGCGCAGCTCGTGGTGCAGCGGGTGGAGCAGGCGCGTTTCGTGGAGGTGGCGCAGCTGCCGCCGAGCGAGCGCGGCCACGGCGGGCACGGGTCCACCGGCCGGTAG
- a CDS encoding DUF3710 domain-containing protein — protein MFRRRGRDAADEAGLEPEDEGEEAQQEQEAPRRTAEPPADRAEGPWDAAELDNPMEGRVDLGGLLVPAVPGMEVRLEVSEKQEVMAITVVLGQSAIQLQAFAAPRTEGIWTDVRDEIAVEVTKQGGVIDKGVGSFGPELRARVPVRLPDGNQGVQVVRFLGADGPRWFLRAVISGQAAVQAEAAAMVEQVFRNVVVVRGTQAMAPREPIQLRLPPQARPTEDADQPGAEAGSPYTSSDLNPFQRGPEITEIR, from the coding sequence ATGTTCCGACGTCGAGGCCGTGACGCGGCGGACGAGGCTGGGCTCGAGCCCGAGGACGAGGGCGAGGAGGCGCAGCAGGAGCAGGAGGCGCCGCGCCGCACGGCCGAGCCTCCCGCCGACCGGGCCGAGGGTCCCTGGGACGCCGCGGAACTGGACAACCCCATGGAGGGCCGGGTCGACCTCGGCGGCCTGCTCGTCCCGGCGGTGCCCGGGATGGAGGTGCGGCTCGAGGTCTCCGAGAAGCAGGAGGTGATGGCCATCACCGTGGTGCTCGGGCAGAGCGCCATCCAGCTGCAGGCCTTCGCCGCCCCCCGTACCGAGGGCATCTGGACCGACGTGCGCGACGAGATCGCGGTGGAGGTCACCAAGCAGGGCGGGGTCATCGACAAGGGCGTGGGCTCCTTCGGCCCGGAGCTGCGCGCGCGGGTCCCGGTCCGTCTGCCGGACGGCAACCAGGGCGTGCAGGTGGTGCGCTTCCTCGGCGCCGACGGCCCGCGCTGGTTCCTGCGCGCGGTGATCTCCGGCCAGGCCGCGGTGCAGGCCGAGGCGGCCGCGATGGTCGAGCAGGTGTTCCGCAACGTCGTGGTGGTGCGCGGCACCCAGGCCATGGCCCCGCGGGAGCCGATCCAGCTGCGCCTGCCCCCGCAGGCCCGCCCGACCGAGGACGCGGACCAGCCCGGCGCCGAGGCCGGCTCCCCGTACACCAGCAGCGACCTCAACCCGTTCCAGCGCGGCCCCGAGATCACCGAGATCCGTTGA
- a CDS encoding DUF3159 domain-containing protein, with protein MSAEAAAAAPQPSTHASADAVASPSPEAGEASHEERLAAYQASVFKAFGGRRGLAEVGLPSILFVVVYGLSRNLGAAIWTAVAVAAVLSAVRLAKRDTLQHSLGGLAGVLVCAAVAHFSGQAKGFYLPGVLLNIGYAIVFSVSALVRWPAVGVVLGPITGEMMAWREQPARLRAFTLATWLLAAMFTLRVCVEVPLYLSNQIDALGVAKIIMSYPLYLAVVYACWQIIRRAPLPAVKAAHAAGQGAAEDAEGS; from the coding sequence ATGTCAGCCGAAGCCGCCGCCGCGGCGCCGCAGCCCTCGACGCACGCGTCCGCCGACGCGGTCGCCTCCCCCTCGCCCGAGGCCGGGGAGGCGTCGCACGAGGAGCGCCTGGCCGCGTACCAGGCCTCCGTGTTCAAGGCCTTCGGCGGCCGCCGCGGCCTGGCCGAGGTCGGCCTGCCCAGCATCCTGTTCGTCGTGGTCTACGGCCTCTCGCGCAACCTGGGCGCGGCGATCTGGACCGCGGTGGCGGTGGCGGCCGTGCTCAGCGCGGTGCGCCTGGCCAAGCGCGACACCCTGCAGCACTCGCTCGGCGGCCTGGCCGGCGTGCTGGTGTGCGCCGCGGTCGCGCACTTCTCCGGTCAGGCCAAGGGCTTCTACCTGCCGGGCGTGCTGCTCAACATCGGCTACGCGATCGTGTTCTCGGTCAGCGCCCTGGTGCGCTGGCCGGCGGTCGGGGTGGTGCTCGGCCCGATCACCGGCGAGATGATGGCCTGGCGCGAGCAGCCGGCCAGGCTGCGCGCGTTCACCCTGGCCACCTGGCTGCTCGCGGCCATGTTCACGCTGCGGGTGTGCGTCGAGGTGCCGCTGTACCTGTCCAATCAGATCGACGCGCTGGGTGTGGCCAAGATCATCATGAGCTACCCGCTCTACCTCGCCGTCGTCTACGCCTGCTGGCAGATCATCCGGCGCGCCCCGCTGCCCGCCGTCAAGGCGGCCCACGCGGCCGGCCAGGGCGCCGCGGAGGACGCCGAGGGGTCGTAA
- a CDS encoding potassium channel family protein: protein MRVAIAGAGNVGRSIAVELLENGHEVLLIDKEPHRIAVDELPRAEWLLADACEIASLDEAGLQRCNVAIAATGDDKANLVVSLLAKTEYGVPRVVSRVNHPKNEWLFNEAWGVDVAVSTPRLMSALVEEAVSVGDLVRVLRFSQGEANLVELTLPADAPLVGTVIGAVDWPDDTALVAVLRGGRVVVPTPDDPLEGGDELLFVAAPDREQQLEDLLNAEATH, encoded by the coding sequence ATGCGCGTCGCGATCGCCGGAGCCGGCAACGTCGGCCGCTCCATCGCCGTGGAGCTGCTGGAGAACGGCCACGAAGTGCTCCTGATCGACAAGGAGCCGCACCGCATCGCGGTGGACGAGCTGCCCCGGGCGGAGTGGCTGCTGGCCGACGCCTGCGAGATCGCCTCGCTGGACGAGGCCGGCCTGCAGCGGTGCAACGTGGCCATCGCGGCCACCGGGGACGACAAGGCCAACCTGGTCGTCTCGCTGCTCGCGAAGACCGAGTACGGCGTGCCCCGGGTGGTGTCGCGGGTCAACCACCCGAAGAACGAGTGGCTGTTCAACGAGGCCTGGGGCGTGGACGTGGCCGTCTCCACCCCGCGCCTGATGTCGGCCCTGGTCGAGGAGGCCGTCTCGGTCGGCGACCTGGTTCGGGTGCTGCGCTTCAGCCAGGGCGAGGCGAACCTGGTGGAGCTGACCCTGCCGGCCGACGCGCCGCTGGTCGGCACCGTCATCGGGGCGGTGGACTGGCCCGACGACACGGCGCTGGTGGCGGTGCTGCGCGGCGGCCGGGTGGTCGTGCCGACCCCGGACGACCCGCTGGAGGGCGGCGACGAGCTGCTGTTCGTGGCCGCGCCGGACCGGGAGCAGCAGCTCGAGGACCTGCTCAACGCCGAGGCCACGCACTGA
- a CDS encoding potassium channel family protein has translation MHIVIMGCGRVGSTLALSMEELGHSAAVIDQDPQAFRRLGGIFRGRRVTGTGFDRDTLIAAGIEGAGAFAAVSSGDNSNIIAARVARETFGVENVCARIYDPRRAEIYERLGIPTVATVRWTADQMLRRLIPGGGEEHWRDPSGTVAVVEVHVSPAWVGHRVARLESVSGTRVALITRLGKGILPENDTVLQEGDLVHVALNTAEQSQVEQIFAKGPEH, from the coding sequence GTGCATATCGTGATCATGGGCTGCGGCCGCGTGGGTTCCACGCTGGCCCTGAGCATGGAGGAACTGGGGCACAGCGCCGCCGTGATCGACCAGGATCCGCAGGCCTTCCGCCGGCTCGGGGGAATCTTCCGCGGTCGTCGCGTGACCGGCACCGGCTTCGACCGGGACACTCTGATCGCGGCCGGGATCGAGGGCGCCGGCGCGTTCGCCGCGGTCTCCTCCGGCGACAACTCGAACATCATCGCGGCCCGGGTGGCCCGGGAGACCTTCGGCGTGGAGAACGTCTGCGCGCGCATCTACGACCCGCGCCGGGCCGAGATCTACGAGCGGCTCGGCATCCCGACGGTGGCCACTGTGCGCTGGACCGCGGACCAGATGCTGCGCCGGCTGATCCCGGGCGGCGGCGAGGAGCACTGGCGCGACCCGTCCGGCACCGTCGCGGTGGTCGAGGTGCACGTGAGCCCGGCGTGGGTGGGCCACCGGGTGGCCCGGCTCGAGTCGGTCTCCGGCACCCGGGTGGCGCTGATCACCCGGCTGGGCAAGGGCATACTGCCCGAGAACGACACCGTGCTGCAGGAAGGCGACCTGGTGCACGTGGCGCTGAACACCGCCGAGCAGTCGCAGGTGGAGCAGATCTTCGCGAAGGGACCCGAGCACTGA
- a CDS encoding class I SAM-dependent RNA methyltransferase → MPRSASSRPSTRAHAPAERPDAGPSLVGERFEVRVGPVAHGGFCVARHEGRAVFVRHALPGEHVVVEVTEGHGNDRYLRADAVEVLEASADRVPAPCPYAGPGKCGGCDWQHAAPEAQRALKAAVIREQLQRLAGIERNVVVEPAPGDADGLGWRTRVQFAVDGQGRAGLRKSRSHDVVPVEQCLIAADGVEEVGIEQRDWSGVAGVEVIASTGSSDRAVVVTPLPKPLGRMPIVELDVPVSVLRGDGEGGAARVHGRAQVREVAAGRTFKISGSGFWQVHPAAADVLSQAVLEYVDARPGETAMDLYSGVGLFAAGLAAAVGPDGEVVAVESDRGAVADARTNLAEFEHVVLVEDRVDKAISQAPAGFEAEVVVLDPPRAGAGRNVVAGIAGLRPRVIAYVACDPAALARDLGYFAERGYRLTGLRAFDLFPMTHHVECVAKLERA, encoded by the coding sequence GTGCCGCGCAGCGCCTCCTCCCGCCCCTCCACCCGCGCCCACGCGCCCGCCGAGCGCCCCGACGCCGGGCCCTCGCTGGTCGGCGAGCGCTTCGAGGTGCGGGTCGGGCCGGTGGCGCACGGCGGCTTCTGCGTGGCCCGGCACGAGGGGCGCGCGGTGTTCGTGCGGCACGCGCTGCCGGGCGAGCACGTGGTGGTGGAGGTGACCGAGGGGCACGGGAACGACCGCTACCTGCGAGCGGACGCGGTCGAGGTGCTCGAGGCCTCCGCCGACCGGGTGCCCGCGCCGTGCCCGTACGCCGGGCCGGGCAAGTGCGGGGGCTGCGATTGGCAGCACGCGGCGCCCGAGGCGCAGCGGGCGCTGAAGGCGGCGGTGATCCGGGAGCAGTTGCAGCGGCTGGCCGGGATCGAGCGCAACGTCGTGGTCGAGCCCGCGCCGGGCGACGCGGACGGCCTCGGCTGGCGCACCCGGGTGCAGTTCGCCGTGGACGGGCAGGGCCGTGCCGGACTGCGCAAGAGCCGCTCGCACGACGTGGTGCCGGTCGAGCAGTGCCTGATCGCCGCGGACGGCGTCGAAGAAGTGGGGATCGAGCAGCGCGACTGGTCCGGGGTGGCCGGCGTCGAGGTGATCGCCTCCACCGGGTCCTCGGACCGGGCCGTGGTGGTCACACCGCTGCCCAAGCCGCTCGGCCGCATGCCCATCGTCGAGCTCGACGTGCCGGTCTCGGTGCTGCGCGGGGACGGCGAGGGCGGAGCCGCCCGGGTGCACGGCCGGGCCCAGGTGCGGGAGGTGGCCGCCGGGCGCACCTTCAAGATCAGCGGATCAGGGTTCTGGCAGGTGCACCCGGCCGCCGCGGACGTGCTGAGCCAGGCCGTGCTCGAGTACGTCGACGCCCGGCCCGGCGAGACCGCGATGGACCTGTACAGCGGCGTGGGCCTGTTCGCGGCCGGTCTGGCCGCGGCGGTCGGCCCGGACGGCGAGGTGGTCGCGGTGGAGTCCGACCGCGGCGCGGTGGCCGACGCGCGGACCAACCTGGCCGAGTTCGAGCACGTCGTGCTGGTCGAGGACCGGGTGGACAAGGCCATCTCCCAGGCGCCGGCCGGGTTCGAGGCCGAGGTCGTGGTGCTCGACCCGCCGCGGGCCGGCGCCGGGCGCAACGTGGTGGCCGGGATCGCCGGCCTGCGCCCGCGCGTGATCGCCTACGTGGCCTGCGACCCGGCCGCCCTGGCCCGGGATCTGGGCTACTTCGCCGAGCGCGGATACCGGCTGACCGGCCTGCGCGCCTTCGACCTGTTCCCGATGACCCACCACGTCGAGTGCGTGGCCAAGCTGGAACGGGCGTAA